In Cuculus canorus isolate bCucCan1 chromosome 27, bCucCan1.pri, whole genome shotgun sequence, the following proteins share a genomic window:
- the C2CD4C gene encoding C2 calcium-dependent domain-containing protein 4C produces MWLLERLRGVAENGGSRAAGTEESPRGSRYSNVLTPDKIPDFFIPPKLSAAPAEAEGPETPATPTLGPSASEQDLAGRKAPRSPRPSSRSRARAASRHIIQIESAEDWTAEGGFGTNADPQAQTAMSLPYVPKAQTSYGFATLVESPHTRRKESLFHSEHSSLCPSPATSPSAQRRGKLNGESRPRTPVDLGAALMHPGRYFSGGESDTCSSAESSPFGSPLLSRSVSLLKIFSQESQSKVIKLKQSVARNSSLSTDDSSADTSPSAQRRSRSAPAGGHPPSALLPLDLPTGRHREHSLRLSRGGNLRLAAEYDPSNARLRVRLISAEDLYDVLVDPRSINCCVSLCLNPGKLQKQRSTIVKNSRNPVFNEDFFFDGLGLGHARKMSLKLKVVNKGSSLKRDTLLGEKELPLTTLLSCL; encoded by the coding sequence ATGTGGCTCCTGGAGCGGCTGCGTGGCGTGGCAGAGAACGGTGGCTCCCGGGCTGCGGGGACGGAGGAGTCCCCGCGGGGGTCTCGCTACAGCAACGTCCTCACCCCAGACAAGATCCCCGACTTCTTCATCCCACCCAAGCTGAGCGCAGCACCTGCAGAGGCTGAGGGTCCCGAGACCCCCGCAACCCCCACGCTGGGTCCCTCGGCCTCGGAGCAGGACCTGGCTGGGCGCAAagctccccgcagcccccgtcCATCCAGCCGATCCCGGGCGCGGGCAGCCAGCCGGCACATCATCCAGATCGAGAGCGCCGAGGACTGGACGGCTGAGGGTGGCTTTGGCACCAACGCAGACCCGCAGGCGCAGACGGCCATGTCCCTACCCTACGTGCCCAAAGCTCAAACCTCCTATGGCTTCGCCACGCTGGTGGAGAGCCCCCACACGCGACGCAAAGAGTCGCTCTTCCACAGCgagcacagcagcctctgcccctCGCCGGCCACCTCGCCCAGCGCCCAGCGCCGAGGGAAGCTCAACGGTGAGAGCAGACCCCGGACGCCCGTTGACTTGGGCGCAGCCCTCATGCATCCCGGCCGCTACTTCAGCGGCGGCGAGAGCGACACGTGCTCCTCGGCTGAGTCCTCGCCCTTCGGCTCGCCGCTGCTCTCCCGCTCCGTCTCCCTGTTGAAGATCTTCAGCCAGGAGAGCCAGTCCAAGGTCATCAAGCTCAAGCAGTCGGTAGCTCGCAACAGCTCGCTCTCCACCGACGACAGCTCGgctgacaccagccccagcGCTCAGCGTCGCTCCCGGAGTGCTCCAGCCGGGGGACACCCCCCCAGCGCCCTACTGCCCCTGGACCTGCCCACCGGCCGCCACCGGGAGCACAGCCTACGGCTCAGCCGGGGTGGAAACCTGCGCTTGGCCGCCGAGTACGACCCTTCCAACGCGCGGCTGCGCGTGCGGCTCATCTCCGCTGAGGACCTCTATGATGTCCTCGTTGACCCGCGCAGCATCAACTGCTGCGTCTCGCTGTGCCTCAATCCCGggaagctgcagaagcagcGCAGCACCATCGTCAAGAACAGCCGCAACCCTGTCTTCAACGAGGACTTCTTCTTTGACGGGCTGGGCCTCGGCCATGCCAGGAAGATGTCCCTGAAGCTCAAGGTGGTCAACAAGGGCAGCAGCCTTAAGCGGGACACGCTGCTGGGGGAGAAGGAGCTGCCACTCACCACCCTCCTGTCCTGCCTGTAG